One part of the Pannonibacter sp. XCT-53 genome encodes these proteins:
- a CDS encoding DUF2190 family protein has protein sequence MRNYVHPGDTLDLTAPAGGIASGEGFLFGDIFGVAAMNAAPGALVAVKVAGVFRLPKVAASGLTEGQKVYWSAAERKVTGTASGNTLIGHCTKAAAAGTADVLVRVSN, from the coding sequence ATGCGAAATTATGTGCACCCGGGCGACACGCTCGACTTGACCGCGCCGGCTGGTGGCATCGCCAGCGGCGAGGGCTTCCTCTTCGGCGACATCTTCGGCGTGGCCGCGATGAACGCTGCCCCCGGCGCGCTTGTTGCCGTCAAGGTGGCGGGCGTGTTCCGCCTGCCGAAGGTTGCAGCCAGCGGGCTGACCGAAGGCCAGAAGGTTTACTGGTCCGCCGCCGAGCGCAAGGTGACCGGCACCGCCTCCGGCAACACCCTGATTGGCCACTGCACGAAAGCCGCCGCCGCAGGCACGGCTGACGTGCTCGTCCGCGTGAGCAACTGA
- a CDS encoding phage head-tail joining protein, whose protein sequence is MTSQAELQAHLDTLRALRARGVRKVAVDGEEVEYRSDAELAAAIADIEHRLATLTAPRARIFSPKCTKGY, encoded by the coding sequence ATGACGAGCCAGGCCGAACTTCAGGCGCATCTCGACACCTTGCGGGCGCTGCGGGCGCGCGGCGTCCGCAAGGTCGCGGTCGACGGTGAGGAAGTGGAGTACCGTTCGGACGCCGAACTTGCCGCCGCTATCGCCGACATCGAGCACCGGCTCGCGACCCTGACCGCTCCGCGCGCGCGGATCTTCTCTCCAAAATGTACGAAGGGCTACTGA
- a CDS encoding phage major capsid protein translates to MSKPICRLDAQARPNSFDPETRTFTVIVATSAPVDRGSYLEVLDLKAFGAAGWPERLPLQTDHSTSVRDTVGTLMNFRTEDLDGGVTALVADGRLSSRADNAALAANLADGVQTAFSVSFAVSKWLTLTDPASGRKIRKAVAGRLIEGSFVVTPADPLSQIRSENMPPEVETETRMTPAAFDTVCRAAGVPDDVREALRDSDAPDAEKMRLALAAVERAAPTLRTVRSGHNDETFDNPGVLRAAVVEFFDTVNRGETPTGRAAEVFAQGERALAEKICRNAGITTVGLSDAEVIRRAATTSDFPIIAGATFNLAMRRELDAAASPVAALFGRDTVTSFNPETRGQADWTSLAIADRLESGHYRHSFIHESGETVSVAIIGGITSKSYELTINAGARLGNDGVQLGKRMAAEIADRQVAFLEQASAAGPKMRDGNPVFHASRGNIAQFAQLESTMLGQMMGLRSGMAKRKGAGNVMIGQYPTHWLVHSDYEETAMRLLAFVTASAVADVNPLAGKLQIVVEPRLTNPSVSWLAVAPAKMDGAARVFLQGQEAPFTDSRIDFDTDAVQFKIRHPFGLAWLEWRSWTRLDHVPG, encoded by the coding sequence ATGAGCAAGCCCATTTGCCGCCTCGACGCCCAGGCGCGGCCGAACAGCTTCGACCCGGAGACCCGCACCTTCACCGTGATCGTCGCGACCAGCGCGCCAGTGGACCGGGGCAGCTATCTAGAAGTTCTCGACCTGAAGGCGTTCGGTGCCGCTGGCTGGCCGGAGCGGCTGCCGCTGCAAACCGACCATTCGACTAGCGTGCGCGACACGGTCGGGACGCTCATGAATTTCCGCACCGAAGACCTCGACGGCGGCGTCACGGCCCTGGTGGCGGACGGTCGCCTGTCCAGCCGGGCCGACAACGCGGCGCTGGCGGCCAACTTGGCGGACGGCGTGCAGACGGCATTCAGCGTGTCCTTCGCGGTGTCGAAGTGGCTGACCCTCACCGATCCCGCAAGCGGAAGGAAAATCCGCAAGGCCGTCGCCGGGCGGCTGATTGAAGGCTCTTTTGTCGTTACCCCGGCCGATCCCTTGTCGCAAATCAGGAGTGAAAACATGCCCCCCGAAGTTGAAACAGAAACCCGCATGACGCCGGCCGCGTTCGATACAGTGTGCCGCGCCGCCGGCGTGCCGGATGATGTGCGCGAGGCGCTGCGAGACAGCGATGCGCCGGACGCCGAGAAGATGCGCCTGGCGCTGGCTGCGGTCGAGCGTGCCGCGCCGACCCTGCGCACCGTGCGCAGCGGCCACAACGACGAGACTTTCGACAATCCGGGCGTCTTGCGCGCGGCCGTCGTCGAGTTTTTCGACACGGTGAACCGGGGCGAAACCCCGACCGGACGCGCCGCTGAAGTGTTCGCCCAGGGCGAGCGGGCGCTGGCCGAGAAAATCTGCCGGAATGCTGGCATCACCACCGTCGGTCTGTCCGATGCGGAGGTGATCCGCCGCGCGGCAACGACTTCCGACTTCCCGATCATCGCCGGGGCAACCTTCAATCTCGCGATGCGCCGCGAACTGGACGCCGCCGCCTCGCCGGTGGCGGCGCTGTTTGGCCGGGACACGGTGACGAGCTTCAACCCAGAAACGCGCGGCCAGGCGGACTGGACATCTCTCGCCATCGCCGACCGGCTGGAGTCGGGGCATTACAGACACTCTTTTATTCACGAGAGCGGTGAAACCGTGTCCGTTGCTATCATCGGCGGCATCACGTCGAAGAGCTACGAACTAACCATCAATGCCGGCGCCCGGCTCGGCAATGATGGCGTGCAGCTCGGGAAGCGGATGGCCGCCGAGATCGCCGACCGTCAGGTCGCCTTCCTGGAACAGGCCAGTGCCGCGGGGCCGAAGATGCGCGACGGGAACCCGGTGTTTCACGCATCGCGCGGCAACATTGCCCAATTCGCCCAGCTGGAAAGCACCATGCTTGGGCAGATGATGGGCTTGCGCTCCGGCATGGCCAAGCGCAAGGGCGCTGGCAATGTGATGATCGGACAGTATCCGACGCACTGGCTGGTGCACTCTGATTACGAAGAGACCGCGATGCGGCTTCTGGCCTTCGTGACCGCTTCGGCGGTGGCGGACGTGAACCCCCTGGCCGGCAAGCTTCAAATCGTTGTTGAGCCTCGTCTGACGAACCCGTCCGTCAGCTGGCTGGCCGTCGCGCCGGCGAAGATGGACGGCGCGGCCCGCGTGTTCCTTCAAGGCCAGGAAGCCCCCTTTACGGACAGCCGGATCGACTTTGACACCGACGCCGTGCAGTTCAAGATCCGCCACCCCTTCGGCCTTGCGTGGCTCGAGTGGCGGAGCTGGACCCGCCTTGACCATGTGCCGGGTTGA
- a CDS encoding phage portal protein encodes MFPLALPNLLRRLNKPGAKTARSVNAASANWPDDPRSLSGAADMRQAGQTVAQRVAGLYINDPVVRSAVSLIVSQVAGSGVRLNTPDAALDAAFNSARLDPSRRMSAAALQRAAVRSYALTGEVLGIHRVIDGAYAFQLLDPEQLDRSKNEDRGAAGTVVAGVERDGRGVIVGYFLLTTAPGDPFAGTSAASIRHDAAEVIHLYDAEFPGQVRGVSPLVAALPVLNNASIAIEARLKQLQVSAMLTAILTSPDGADAFDGEPNPSLEPGAIIRTRPGEGVEVVNGPQSPDFNSFIKVLYRQIAAAIGVTYEDLIGDLEGVNYSSFRGGALTARRKAEALRRVLLIEGFLDPIFRRWLAIETLAGRVYGAEEPGWIEPAWPQVDPMKEASADIALLGAGLKSRKEIVEARGREFETVLAEIAADDTKPAKEEA; translated from the coding sequence ATGTTTCCCTTGGCCCTGCCGAACCTCCTTCGCCGCTTGAACAAACCGGGCGCAAAGACAGCCCGGAGCGTGAACGCGGCCTCCGCGAACTGGCCGGACGATCCCCGCAGCCTGTCCGGCGCGGCGGACATGCGGCAGGCAGGGCAGACGGTCGCGCAACGGGTGGCGGGACTGTACATCAATGACCCGGTTGTGCGTTCTGCGGTGTCTTTGATCGTCTCCCAGGTTGCAGGCAGCGGCGTCCGGCTCAACACACCGGACGCCGCGCTTGACGCAGCGTTCAACAGCGCGCGGCTGGACCCGTCCCGGCGCATGTCGGCAGCGGCCCTTCAGCGCGCCGCTGTCCGGTCCTACGCCCTGACCGGCGAAGTTCTCGGAATCCACCGGGTGATCGATGGGGCCTATGCCTTTCAGCTTCTCGACCCGGAACAGCTGGACCGAAGCAAAAATGAAGATCGCGGCGCGGCCGGCACGGTGGTGGCCGGTGTCGAGCGCGATGGGCGAGGGGTTATAGTCGGGTACTTCCTTCTGACGACCGCCCCAGGTGACCCTTTCGCCGGAACCTCGGCGGCGTCGATCCGCCACGACGCCGCCGAGGTGATCCACCTGTACGACGCAGAATTTCCCGGCCAGGTGCGCGGCGTCAGCCCGCTTGTCGCCGCGCTGCCGGTTTTGAACAATGCGTCCATCGCAATTGAGGCGCGCCTGAAACAGCTTCAGGTCAGCGCCATGCTGACCGCCATCCTGACCAGCCCGGACGGCGCGGATGCTTTCGACGGCGAGCCGAACCCGAGCCTCGAGCCCGGCGCGATCATCCGCACCCGACCCGGTGAGGGCGTCGAAGTGGTGAACGGCCCCCAAAGCCCTGATTTTAACTCGTTCATCAAGGTCCTGTATCGCCAGATCGCCGCCGCAATCGGTGTGACGTACGAAGATCTGATCGGAGATCTTGAGGGCGTCAATTACTCGTCCTTCAGAGGCGGCGCTCTGACCGCCCGACGCAAGGCCGAAGCCCTGCGCCGCGTGCTTCTCATCGAGGGCTTCCTCGACCCGATCTTTCGCCGCTGGCTGGCCATCGAGACGCTGGCCGGGCGCGTTTACGGCGCTGAGGAACCCGGCTGGATCGAACCCGCGTGGCCCCAAGTCGACCCGATGAAGGAAGCCAGCGCCGACATCGCGCTTCTGGGAGCCGGGCTCAAATCCCGCAAGGAGATCGTCGAGGCGCGCGGACGCGAATTTGAAACCGTCCTTGCCGAGATCGCTGCCGACGACACAAAGCCGGCAAAGGAGGAAGCATGA
- a CDS encoding helix-turn-helix domain-containing protein → MKAARALLGWSQSDLALRSGVSEPTIKRLEASDGPLGGRSDTVEKVVSALEQAGIIFVSENGEGPGVRLRKGVI, encoded by the coding sequence GTGAAGGCAGCACGCGCACTCTTAGGCTGGTCTCAGTCAGACCTGGCCCTTAGGTCCGGTGTTTCCGAACCGACAATCAAGCGGCTAGAGGCATCGGACGGGCCGTTAGGTGGCCGATCTGATACCGTAGAGAAGGTTGTTTCCGCCCTCGAACAGGCCGGTATCATTTTCGTGAGTGAGAACGGCGAGGGGCCGGGGGTCCGGCTTCGCAAAGGCGTCATCTGA
- a CDS encoding phage terminase large subunit family protein encodes MTDTLTRLRKDALAGLLPPPRRLLSQWIERNVMLPEGVSALPGAVQLWPFQREIADAIGDPAIERVTLVKPVRVGFTTLLTGALAGYIANDPAPILCLLPTEADCRDYMVSDIEPIFDASPALSGLIGSGVDETGRNTILSRRFPGGSLKIVAAKAPRNLRRHNVRVLLCDEVDGMETSAEGSPILLAEKRTLSFPDRKVVIGSTPVFEETSHVLRSYAASDARVFEVPCPDCGAFHEITWGDIHWPEGQPEKAAYACRSCGSVIDETHKPAMVAAGRWRATRPEVQGHAGFRLNALVSLLANASWGKLAAEFIAAKDDPARLQTFVNTILGQGWREDGEELDDAALAARAEPFSLDAIPAEVLTLTAGVDVQRDRLEVTVIGWTRDAEAFVLGAFVVWGLPDDDATWTELDDMLKMRFPHPLGGKIGIDAAAVDSGDGETMESVYRFCFPRAGRKVLAIKGVEGNRPWIEKSKQKIRGGALWIVGVDGIKSHLNARLARARSLRFSDSLPLSWFEQLASERVVVRYSRGQPKRRFERISGRRAEALDCVVYAFAARQIVNINWESRLDELRRGIESTAPKVASVVKSKWIR; translated from the coding sequence ATGACTGACACCCTGACCCGCCTGCGCAAGGACGCACTCGCCGGCCTGCTGCCGCCGCCCCGGCGGCTCTTGTCGCAGTGGATCGAGCGCAACGTGATGTTGCCGGAGGGCGTCTCGGCGCTGCCCGGCGCGGTCCAGCTCTGGCCGTTCCAGCGCGAAATTGCGGACGCCATTGGTGATCCGGCCATCGAGCGCGTGACGCTGGTCAAGCCCGTCCGCGTCGGTTTTACCACGCTCCTGACCGGCGCGCTTGCCGGATACATCGCCAACGATCCCGCGCCGATCCTGTGCCTGCTGCCGACGGAGGCAGATTGCAGAGATTACATGGTGTCCGATATCGAACCGATTTTTGACGCCTCACCGGCCCTTTCCGGCCTGATCGGCTCCGGCGTTGACGAGACCGGACGCAACACGATCCTGTCCCGCCGCTTCCCCGGTGGCAGTCTGAAGATCGTGGCCGCGAAGGCCCCCCGCAACTTGCGACGGCATAATGTGCGCGTGCTGTTGTGCGACGAGGTCGACGGCATGGAGACGAGCGCCGAAGGATCGCCGATATTGCTGGCGGAAAAGCGGACGCTGTCGTTCCCGGATCGCAAGGTCGTAATCGGATCGACGCCCGTGTTTGAAGAGACCTCCCACGTGCTGCGGTCCTATGCGGCATCCGACGCGCGCGTCTTCGAGGTGCCGTGCCCGGACTGCGGCGCATTCCATGAAATCACCTGGGGGGACATCCATTGGCCGGAAGGCCAGCCAGAGAAGGCGGCGTATGCTTGCCGGTCCTGCGGTTCGGTCATCGACGAGACCCACAAGCCGGCAATGGTCGCCGCCGGTCGCTGGCGCGCAACGCGCCCGGAGGTGCAGGGACACGCCGGCTTCCGGCTGAATGCCCTGGTGTCCCTGCTCGCAAACGCGAGTTGGGGGAAGCTGGCGGCGGAATTTATCGCGGCCAAGGACGATCCGGCGCGCCTGCAAACCTTCGTCAATACGATCCTTGGCCAGGGCTGGCGCGAGGATGGCGAGGAACTGGACGACGCCGCCCTTGCCGCCCGCGCCGAGCCGTTCAGCCTGGACGCCATCCCTGCCGAGGTGCTGACCCTGACGGCCGGCGTAGACGTGCAACGCGACCGCCTCGAGGTGACCGTGATCGGCTGGACACGGGACGCTGAAGCCTTTGTTCTCGGCGCGTTCGTGGTGTGGGGATTGCCCGATGATGACGCCACCTGGACCGAATTGGACGACATGCTGAAGATGCGCTTCCCGCATCCGCTTGGCGGCAAGATCGGCATCGATGCGGCGGCCGTGGATTCGGGCGACGGCGAGACCATGGAATCGGTCTACAGGTTCTGTTTTCCCCGTGCGGGCCGAAAGGTGCTGGCGATCAAGGGTGTCGAAGGCAACAGGCCATGGATTGAAAAGTCGAAGCAGAAAATCCGGGGCGGCGCGCTGTGGATTGTGGGTGTTGACGGCATCAAAAGCCACCTCAACGCACGCCTGGCACGGGCGCGGTCGCTGCGGTTTTCAGATAGCCTGCCGCTCTCTTGGTTTGAGCAACTCGCGTCTGAACGTGTCGTCGTGCGCTACAGCCGGGGCCAACCAAAGCGCCGGTTCGAGCGCATTTCCGGCCGCCGTGCCGAGGCGTTGGACTGCGTCGTCTATGCCTTCGCCGCGCGGCAAATCGTGAATATCAACTGGGAAAGTCGCCTTGATGAGCTGCGGCGCGGCATCGAAAGCACAGCACCGAAAGTTGCCAGCGTCGTCAAGTCGAAGTGGATCAGATGA
- a CDS encoding terminase small subunit, with the protein MSETAEILNLSSDLLGEAQRYAGDVAAFGLVVDGDNLAALVGVNPRTIRDLAQRGLVVKVGTDRYDLTKSLQGYASHLREMAAGRGDEASAIFLTAERARLAKEQADHAALKNAALRRELVPASEVAATWGGIVRQVRSRLLAVPARVRQGLAHLSARDVDVIDAEIRCALEELAEDD; encoded by the coding sequence ATGAGTGAGACGGCGGAAATACTAAATCTTTCCAGTGACTTGCTTGGAGAGGCGCAGCGCTATGCCGGGGATGTTGCCGCCTTCGGCCTCGTCGTGGATGGCGACAACCTTGCTGCCCTGGTCGGCGTCAACCCAAGGACTATCCGAGACCTTGCGCAGCGCGGGCTTGTCGTGAAGGTCGGGACGGATCGTTACGACCTCACGAAATCGCTCCAAGGCTATGCCTCGCACCTTCGGGAGATGGCGGCGGGGCGGGGCGATGAGGCGAGCGCGATTTTCCTGACGGCCGAACGGGCGCGCCTCGCGAAGGAACAAGCCGACCATGCAGCGCTGAAGAACGCGGCCCTGCGGCGAGAGCTGGTGCCGGCTTCTGAGGTGGCAGCGACATGGGGCGGCATCGTCCGGCAGGTCCGGTCGCGGCTGCTGGCGGTGCCGGCGCGGGTCCGCCAGGGGCTGGCCCATCTGAGCGCTCGCGACGTGGACGTGATCGACGCCGAGATCCGGTGTGCGCTTGAGGAACTTGCCGAAGATGACTGA
- a CDS encoding AAA family ATPase — protein MADAGTFDFASLARPVALELYGEPNARLSSATELRFGSNGSLKVAVAGDAAGTFSDFEAGDSGGLLALVARKIGGGERAALDWLRQRFGQGEAPRRDAGRIVAVYPYQDEDGRTLFEVVRKEPKTFLQRRSASDYSVKGVRVVPYRLPHLIEPLALKRPIFIVEGEKDADRLAALGAPATCNAGGAGKWRDEHSAFFTGADVIIIPDNDRAGEDHADKVARSLKGIAARVRILRLMSLDRKGDVSDWLDAGGRIEQLYELAEAAPDWRPASKLPLTWLGDEDRVPPRRWLVKGLLGKNELSIIHAPSGGGKSFFALDLSARIAAGLDWFDHQVTPCPVLYVAAEGAGGFRLRMKAWRQKHPDAEGAPFVMLSRSVDLLDPRSDAVEVLADAIAEVKDATGEAVGLIVLDTLSRMMPGGVDSEPRDVKAFLENTERLRTETAAHVMIIHHSGKETDRGMRGSSMLRDYADTVIEIKGNDTDGPLRAVISKQKDGEDGTEYRFTLAQSTVGSDEDGDEITSCVVEAIGASAGAGSQKKPKLSDREEIARRCLADLLAGDAVTPVTGVAAASVTRAVTVEQWRDAVRNRLAIENDSTFRVTWKRIQDKLLRLSVVGIDRGLVWLALHQ, from the coding sequence ATGGCGGACGCGGGCACCTTCGACTTTGCGTCCCTGGCGCGACCTGTTGCGCTTGAATTGTACGGCGAGCCGAACGCGCGGCTGTCGTCGGCCACCGAACTGCGCTTTGGATCGAATGGCAGTCTCAAGGTTGCGGTCGCAGGGGATGCGGCTGGCACGTTCTCAGATTTTGAGGCGGGTGACAGCGGCGGCTTGCTGGCACTGGTGGCCCGCAAGATCGGCGGCGGCGAGCGGGCGGCGTTGGACTGGCTGCGGCAGCGCTTCGGGCAGGGCGAGGCCCCGCGCCGGGATGCCGGGCGCATTGTCGCGGTCTATCCGTATCAAGATGAGGACGGGCGCACTCTCTTTGAAGTCGTGCGAAAGGAACCGAAGACATTTTTGCAGCGTCGTTCGGCGTCTGACTACAGTGTTAAAGGCGTCCGCGTCGTTCCGTACCGGCTCCCGCACCTGATCGAGCCGCTTGCGCTGAAGCGTCCCATTTTCATTGTCGAAGGCGAGAAAGACGCCGACCGGCTGGCCGCGCTTGGCGCGCCGGCGACGTGCAATGCCGGTGGTGCCGGAAAATGGCGCGACGAGCATTCGGCCTTTTTCACCGGGGCCGATGTGATCATCATTCCGGACAATGACAGGGCGGGCGAGGATCACGCCGACAAGGTGGCAAGAAGCCTCAAGGGCATCGCCGCTCGCGTCCGCATCCTGCGGCTCATGTCGCTGGACCGGAAAGGCGACGTGTCCGACTGGCTCGATGCCGGAGGGCGGATCGAACAGCTTTACGAGCTGGCCGAAGCGGCTCCGGACTGGCGTCCGGCGTCAAAGCTGCCGCTCACTTGGCTTGGAGATGAGGACCGCGTGCCGCCGCGCCGCTGGCTTGTAAAAGGGCTCCTTGGCAAGAACGAACTGTCGATCATCCATGCACCGTCAGGCGGCGGCAAATCGTTCTTCGCGCTCGACCTGTCCGCGCGCATCGCGGCGGGGCTGGACTGGTTTGACCATCAAGTCACGCCGTGTCCGGTTCTCTATGTCGCCGCCGAGGGCGCGGGCGGTTTTCGCCTGCGCATGAAGGCATGGCGGCAAAAGCACCCGGACGCGGAGGGCGCGCCGTTTGTGATGCTGTCCCGGTCGGTTGACCTGCTCGACCCGCGATCCGATGCGGTCGAGGTGCTGGCCGATGCCATTGCCGAGGTGAAGGATGCGACCGGCGAGGCTGTCGGGCTGATCGTCCTGGACACGTTGTCCCGGATGATGCCCGGCGGCGTGGACAGCGAGCCGCGCGACGTGAAGGCATTCCTTGAGAATACGGAAAGACTTCGCACGGAAACCGCCGCGCATGTCATGATTATCCATCATAGCGGCAAGGAAACAGACCGTGGGATGCGTGGTTCTTCCATGCTGAGGGACTACGCAGACACAGTAATCGAGATCAAGGGGAACGACACGGACGGCCCCTTGCGCGCTGTCATCTCAAAGCAGAAGGATGGCGAAGACGGCACCGAGTACCGGTTTACTCTTGCGCAATCGACTGTTGGCTCGGACGAGGATGGTGACGAGATCACCTCTTGCGTTGTCGAGGCCATCGGCGCGAGCGCGGGCGCTGGATCGCAAAAGAAGCCGAAACTGTCCGACCGGGAAGAGATCGCCCGGCGATGCCTGGCCGACCTGCTGGCCGGGGATGCCGTTACACCTGTTACAGGCGTTGCGGCGGCAAGTGTAACGCGTGCTGTAACGGTCGAACAGTGGCGGGACGCGGTGCGTAACCGGCTTGCCATCGAAAACGACAGCACCTTCCGCGTCACATGGAAACGCATTCAGGACAAGCTGTTGCGGCTGTCTGTTGTGGGCATTGATAGGGGGCTGGTGTGGCTGGCGTTACATCAATGA
- a CDS encoding very short patch repair endonuclease — MTDIVDQQTRSRMMSGIRGKNTKPELALRRALHARGFRFRLHSKNVFGQPDLVFPKYRAVVFVHGCFWHRHEGCRFASTPSTREEFWRKKFEANVARDSAVRAKLFAERWRLATVWECALRKPDQVKATTDFLSAWLHSNELQLQIGNKDIRTRTNP; from the coding sequence ATGACCGATATCGTGGACCAGCAGACCCGTTCCCGAATGATGTCGGGGATCAGGGGAAAGAACACCAAGCCCGAGCTGGCTCTTAGGCGGGCATTGCACGCGCGCGGCTTTCGTTTCCGGCTCCATTCCAAGAACGTTTTCGGGCAACCGGACCTCGTCTTTCCGAAGTATCGCGCCGTCGTCTTCGTGCATGGCTGCTTCTGGCATCGCCACGAGGGCTGTCGCTTCGCCTCAACCCCGTCGACCCGCGAGGAGTTCTGGCGGAAGAAGTTCGAGGCGAACGTTGCCCGGGATAGCGCTGTTCGCGCCAAGCTGTTCGCCGAAAGATGGCGCTTGGCGACAGTCTGGGAGTGTGCGCTTCGGAAACCGGATCAGGTGAAAGCCACCACCGACTTTCTGTCAGCGTGGCTGCATTCGAACGAGCTTCAGCTCCAGATCGGCAACAAGGATATTCGCACCCGCACCAATCCCTGA
- a CDS encoding DNA cytosine methyltransferase, whose protein sequence is MPSTFGIVDLFAGPGGLGEGFASLVENGHAPFRIGISVEKEASAHRTLTLRAFLREYRARHGVLPEEFIDFHAGLVSEPDWSAVDAEGWQHAVDEARALELGTEAAAAAIDGAIATLKAKYDDTILIGGPPCQAYSLVGRVRSRGKVGYVPEQDARHYLFREYIRVLDKLRPAAFVMENVKGMLSSTVESRLVFEMLMEDLSSLGTGHAHHYELRAIRIEDGKASLQEAAQSSDFIVRAEAFGVPQRRHRVIIVGIRSDLAGQAADAEIAVSTEARTVNDVIGSMPVLRSGISRGDDDAAAWRREVIDAAKLLAGISTGKEKQAFLTVSERVKENAPAVRAASQFPGGYGTSNDELLQWIERPELRAIAQHETRGHMASDLARYLFAAVFGAVRGYSPKAADFPPMLSPDHRNWHSGVFNDRFRVQLAGEASTTVTSHISKDGHYFIHPDPIQCRSLTLREAARLQTFPDDYLFLGNRTQQYVQVGNAVPPFLARQIAELLLSCLK, encoded by the coding sequence TTGCCATCCACTTTCGGCATTGTCGATCTGTTCGCCGGCCCGGGCGGACTTGGCGAGGGGTTCGCTTCGCTCGTCGAGAATGGCCATGCGCCGTTCCGAATCGGCATTTCGGTCGAGAAAGAGGCGTCAGCCCATCGGACTCTGACGCTGCGAGCCTTTCTGCGCGAGTATCGTGCACGTCATGGCGTCTTGCCGGAAGAGTTCATTGATTTCCATGCCGGGCTCGTATCTGAACCGGACTGGTCAGCAGTCGATGCCGAAGGGTGGCAGCATGCCGTAGACGAGGCACGCGCGCTTGAGCTCGGCACCGAGGCTGCGGCGGCCGCAATAGATGGCGCTATCGCGACGCTGAAAGCAAAGTACGACGACACGATCCTGATCGGGGGGCCGCCCTGTCAGGCCTATTCCCTGGTTGGGCGCGTCCGTTCCAGAGGCAAAGTCGGTTACGTTCCGGAGCAGGATGCGCGGCACTACCTCTTTCGCGAGTACATCCGCGTTCTCGACAAGCTTCGCCCAGCTGCCTTCGTGATGGAAAACGTCAAGGGCATGCTTTCGTCCACGGTCGAAAGCCGACTTGTCTTCGAGATGTTGATGGAGGATTTGTCCTCGCTCGGCACGGGTCACGCACATCACTACGAACTTCGCGCCATCCGGATCGAGGATGGCAAGGCCAGCCTGCAGGAGGCGGCACAGTCCTCGGATTTCATCGTGCGCGCCGAGGCGTTTGGAGTCCCGCAGCGTCGCCACAGAGTGATCATCGTCGGCATCCGTTCGGACCTCGCAGGACAGGCCGCCGATGCGGAAATCGCTGTCTCAACGGAGGCCAGGACGGTCAACGACGTCATAGGGAGCATGCCCGTCTTGCGAAGCGGCATCAGCCGCGGGGACGACGACGCGGCTGCCTGGCGACGTGAAGTCATCGACGCCGCGAAGTTGCTGGCCGGCATTTCCACGGGGAAAGAGAAACAGGCGTTCCTTACTGTTTCGGAACGAGTGAAGGAAAATGCGCCTGCAGTTCGGGCTGCGTCACAGTTTCCTGGCGGCTATGGCACCTCGAACGATGAGTTGCTGCAGTGGATCGAGCGACCGGAACTGCGCGCAATCGCCCAGCATGAGACACGCGGGCACATGGCATCGGATCTGGCTCGCTACCTGTTTGCCGCCGTGTTCGGGGCTGTCCGTGGCTACAGCCCGAAGGCCGCCGACTTTCCTCCGATGCTCAGCCCCGATCACCGCAACTGGCACAGCGGCGTTTTCAATGACCGCTTCCGGGTTCAGCTGGCGGGCGAGGCATCGACCACGGTCACGAGCCACATCTCGAAGGATGGCCACTACTTCATTCATCCAGATCCGATCCAGTGCCGGAGCCTGACGCTGCGCGAAGCTGCTCGGCTGCAGACCTTTCCCGACGACTACCTGTTTCTCGGTAACCGGACGCAGCAGTATGTCCAGGTCGGAAACGCAGTGCCGCCGTTCCTTGCACGTCAGATTGCGGAATTGCTACTTTCTTGCCTGAAATAA